The nucleotide window CATCATTTGTAGGGTAATATAATGCAATGTAGACTCCTCAGAATTCCAGCTAATTTTCTAAATAGAAACGAATTTTCTACTGCATGGTTCTCAGGGCGAAGTACGTATAAGTTAATAGGTCTTTATAGCCCATTCAGAGTGAGCTGGTGGGCCAATGCTCACATACATACGGAGCAGCCagctcttctcccttccctacTTCTTCCATGCGTCCAACAGACTCTAACTGAGCGCCTAACACAAGAGCTTGACTTTGCAGCTGCAAGAATAAGTAAGTCCCAGGGCCTTTTCTAACAGAGCTCAGCGCAGGGAGAGACAGGTGTAAACAATATTTATAGTCGAGGCAAGTCTGGGGGAGCTGTAAGCAAATTCAGTGGGAACACACAGAAGGAAATTACTAAAACCATGCTAGGGGTAGTTTAGAGATAGGCCAGGAAGGGTGGTTGAATAAGGGTTTTCCATTCAGGAATCAAGAATGGCCATTAGGTAAAGGGGAACAATGTAGAAAGTCATGAAAGGATGAATGAACACTCTATGTTCTGTAAAACCCTCTGAGTCGAGAGAAATGCAGCTGGGTGTCCATAGGGGTCAGACCATGGAGCACCCTGACTGCTGCCCCCTGGGACCTTGGCCTTTATCTTGTGAGCAATGGGCCTGTATTGAGAAAGAGCGCTATGGCTGCAGGTGTTTGGATAGAGAAGCCAGGGGGAGAGAGACAGGTGAGGAAGCTGTGAAATAGCCAGGTGCGAGGTGAGGACCCAGATTGGGATAAGTAGCAGGTGGGATTAAAAACAGTggcgtagggcttccctggtggcacagtggttgggagtctgcctgccgatgcaggggacacgggttcgtgccccggtccgggaggatcccacatgccgcggagcggctgggcccgtgggccatggccgctgagcctgcacatccggagcctgtgctctgcaacgggagaggccacagcagcgagaggcccgcataccgcaaaaaaaaaaaaaaaaaaaaaaaaaaccaaacaaacaaaagaaacagtgGCGTAGAGTATTTTTGGTTGTACGGGCAAGTATTCATCATACCCCCCAAGATAAAGGgtggcatgtcctataaatataatcCAAAGGGTATAAGAATAGAGACACAGGAAacactcccccatccccacctacACATACGCACAGCCAACTCTCTCAATGACTAGGGAGCCTGTGAACTCTTCTTCTGAGGCTTTTCTTGGACTATATGCTCGTTCCTGGACCTGAATCTGGCCATAAAGACACGTGAGCAATCTGATAAGACTTCCATGATGTGGGTAGGAGATGTGTCCTTTGTTTGTCAGCTCTAAAAATGCAGAGGCCTCTGTCTTCTTAGAGATggtgaggccttccctgagtaGGGCTGCCAGGTAATATATTGGACAGGAAGTTttgtttgaatttcagataaacacatCAGTTTTACTCTAAGTAAGTCCCAAATAGTACAtggaacatacttatactaaaatgattattccctttttatctgaaattcagaagtAATCGAGTGgcctgcatttttatttgcaaaatggggCAGCCCTATCCTTGACCTTAGTTAGCCTCTCTCTGGCTCAGACCCTGGGCAAACACTTGTGCTGAGAAGCACTATTAGAAGTTGGGAGATGCTTTACAAAATCACTGCCAGATCTGCTCATTCCCCAGGAGAATCTGATACCTGAAAACAATGGGCTTGGCACTGAGCAAAGAGCTGGCGTCTTGTGGGACTGCTGGAGGGAAAAGTGACTGAATTTTAGAATAACTTCTTTGTTAAAGCAAATATCAGTATATTTCTAATAAAGAAGCCCTCAAGTTTACCATTGTGGCCTGAGTAGAACATTAATGTCTATTTCACAGATTGATGGCAAGAATTTCCTTAGGAAGCATACGAGCAGTGAGATCTTATATGatctttcctattttttggaACACTGAATGTATTATAGCTGAAGTTAACTTCTGAAGCATTTATTTTATGCTTAAAATTTAAGTCATTGGCTCTATCCACACCTAATATTTTACAAGCCTCTCCCCTTTGAACCAAATTAAGCTCAGAACTcgttcacattaaaaaaataattggatTATAAAAGCCAATGGGCATAGCAATTATTTGGAAATGTTAATATATGAGTaatgtttatttagaaaaattaccCATGACCAAATTCCATCAAATCTAATTTTTCCCAGAGAGTTAAGGTAACAATTTAGTAGGTTCCCCCCTGCACATCTGAAGAAGATTTTTAGCAAGAGCTTCAATAATAAGCTTCCTTCTGAAGGAATGATCTTGTGATTTCATGCGAGAAAAATCTCTCCTTGAGGTAAATGAGAGATGAAGTTGTGGAAGTTTTTGTCAGAATTATTATTTCGCTTTCCCCTTTCCAAGCAAATGATAAGAgaacattttctctttggattcTTTGAtagtcatttttttgtttttgtttttgttttccctagaagaaaacagagcatgCAGAATACCCTTTAACTGAAACCAGCCTTAAGCTtcataaattatatttctgtGAGCCTTCCGAGGTGGGAAACCCCTCCAATTTCTGTGAAAGAAATTTAAGTTTCCCTTACAGACAAGCCAGGTGGTGGGATTTCTGGTCTTCCTAGTGATCAAGTATCACTGAAAACCAGGTAAAGTAGAGAAATGCCACAGtcttatatttattgagcaactgctATGTGCCAAGCCCACAGTATGGGGAACTGTTCATCTGGGTGCTGCCAATGAATGCAATAATCACAAAACTCACCTCCAGTAAGGGCAGAGGagactatttttccttttccctaacGTATTCAAATGCTTAAATCTCTTATATTGCAAGTTCAAATGAGGTAAACATACAACCTATGAGTTATGAAATCAGAgattttataaattatgaaatgGTTGGAAAATAAGATCTTAGCTTTCTGTCTTCAGTTCGAATGGAGAACAGGTATCCCCTGTTGAAAAGCTTATTAGCTTATTTTATCATCTCATAACCTCTCCACTTCATCTTGTGTCTTCTTTTGCAATTACTTTATAATCTATACAGCTTTCCTTTGAATCTTTTGTCGATTTTAGAGAAACAAGGAACGTAGTCTTCTAAAAGTGAGACTAAAACTAACTGCAACtcccacattttcttctttttgtttatgcTTCGTTTTAGGCAGAGCTGCCTTGGTGTCCCAGTTACTCATTAGCTATTTTGCACCCTCGAATGTTTCCTCCTGTTTTTGTAGATCTCAAGTcactctccattttatttttaaatagtttgcatgtatgtgtgtacatatatctatatctctgaATGAAATCACAATTATTAGCTATAGGtagaaatgtatttatatatgtgtgtacacatgcacattTGCATATATGACCTGTGTAaattattatatgtatgtatacatatacatgtataaggattataaatgtgtgtgtatatagacacacatacacacacatatatatattctgctAATAGCTAGTAATTGTCAGCAAAAATATCGAGTTGGATCTCAGACAACCATTTTCTAAACACAGTTCTTAATGTTTCCAGAAATCTGGAAGCCTGTGTTTTTCACTTGCAGACCCTTTATGCACGTGGCAAATCATCTCTGAAAGGCCCACCTAACTAGATTCTCTTCATTTGTCTAAAAATGAGAAAGcagaatgatttaaaaatagacaTGTAGATAAAAGTAAATCAGGTAGCTCTGTTATGTTTGTACAGTTAGTATTAATTTCACTGAAATTTGACCCTGCTCCATTTATTAGATGCCAAAGACACTGAATTCTTAGGGGTGTTGAAAGCACACACCCAACATAATCAATAAGGTAATGTTTGAAAACGGTTAGGATAAACGGATTACTCAGGTAATTCTTTTGTAAACACCAATAGCATGcttttctggaaaaaacaaattcaaacaaAAGTATTCACCACAGAAACATGACACAAAGAGGAAGATAAACATCAAAATTCTGAAAGTCTAGTAAAATCAGGTGACGTCACTGAACTTACAGCTGCGTCTGCGTTTGATGTTCTAATCTGGCACAAGTGTTTTATAACTTTCAGTGACTTGATGGTACTGcttcatttaataaaatacagtCATGACAGGCATTTAAATGAGGAACTTTATATCTATTTGGCTCAttaatatacttttaattttttaaaaaagaaatgcaatacaTGTAActtctacagaattttttttttatatactttgAGAATAACAGTGTTTCAGGACTGGTTTTGTTTAAAGTAAGCCTAACCTCCCTTCTCCCCATTctacctccttttttttccccttaattaccAAATGTGTAGCAAAGCAGTCCCTGAAGTaaaaatattcatctttttttagTAGTTTGCTTTTCAGAATCACCTTCTGAAAGTGAGAAAGGATGGGGGTCTACGGATAGTTTTCTTCTGCACCACATCACTGACGGGACCCACCACTAGCTAGGCCACACTCAACACCATGAAAGTCACTATGAAGCGCTGTTCTCTTGAGGATAACGAAAACCCAGACTAAATCCCTGACTTCTATTAAAACGTCAGGAGGCTTTTGGCTTAGTTTCTATACCTCTGATAACATCCAGAGATATTGTATCTGCTCATAATAAAACTCAAGTCTACTGGTACCATCTTCCCAGAGACCTTCCACCTTCTCGCTGTCATTCCCCTTGAGAACGTCCTAAAAATAGACACGTTTTCCAGCATAAAACTATTAGACAATATCTTGATAATAGCCTCTTCATGCTGTACTACAATTAGAATTATTCTGCCACTGGTTATTATTAACATTGACCAACAGATAACAAAAATTTCAGGAGTAATATAAGGAATATACAGACCTTTCAAGTTCCCTTTGTAACTAGTGTTTTTCTATCGTGAATTTGTAGAAGTATCATCATCAACCCAATCCTTAATAGACCAATATAGTCACGAGTGCTACTTTGGCTGCCAAACTCTTATTTTTATTGCTAATCTAGTCTCAGCAAGTATCAAGCTAAGCCTCTGTTATAGTGACCCTCTTAGTAAGAGCAAAATCAGATTATGTACCATCAGAGGAAATAAATCTCAGGTGTGAGAGACCGTTCATTTCTTTCGCTAAAGTCCCACCCTCTGAGTGACAGGTAGAAGACAAAATGTCAAGAAGGAGTCCTGTTCGAACAAATGCTTAGGATGGTATTTAATACAGCAGAGAGCCAAGATACAGTAGGAGGACACAGTAAAGAATGTGGGCTGTGTAGATACAATAAAGAATTTCGGTTTAGGATCCGACATCTGTTATTTGAAAGGGGAATAAGTTAGGGAAATAAATGATTTCCAGTTCTCCATACATGCAAATGTTAAGTTCGTTATTACAAAAGTTTTgctgtttgctttgctgtgcgGAAAGAAAAGCATaggcatttaaacatttttttaaaaataaatcactcaATAGGCTTAAGAAAAATACTCTAGTTCATAGTTCATTGAGCTGACCTTTTGAGTCAAGATCAGGGAATGAATCCAGgctgaaaaccaaaaaacaaaacagagatgaaTCATTTTaccatgaaaacaaacaaaagaaaggcaTTTCCAGTCGCAGCTAACCTCGACTAGTTTTTATTGCATTGTTTTTGAAATGCCAAGGAACTGGCTTTGGCCATAATATTTGCTGTCCAACTAAACCACAACTGTCAGTAGGCGACTGCTTGCAACAATTAGCTAAACACCATTATTTGACAAATTCCCCTGGAAGGGACGGGACGTAGATGCTGGAGGTGTGTCTGACACACACTGAATCAAGTAACAGTTAATCAGGCTGGGGCTGCAGCACAGGAGAGAAGTTGGTAAGTCCTTACCCAAGGAAGGGGTTTCAAACAGCCTTAATTTTTTGAAAACCGTACGATCGACCTGATCCTAGAAGTTCTTTCCGGTTTTCAGGAATGAATTGTGGGACTGGCtaaagagaagggggaaaaagcCACCAATTCTACATTCGTTTTTTAAGAAGatcagggagagaggaagaaaaatagaaatgcaaatgTGGAATGGTAGTGGTATACAACATCGAGAAATTAACATCATGGAACCTGCTAGCAATTTCCACCGAAGCAGTAAACCCCTTAACTGATGGAGATTCAGCACAATATACACATGGATTAACAACTCCACCATTACTAGGGCTGCCGTTAAAGCCAAAAAATTAACTACAATATTCAAAAACAGAATTCTCATAAGGTTTGAGAAAaatagagtgaaaaggcaatGTTAGCTAAGCTCTTAGCTAAATCCACTCTTAATGGCCCCCAGTATTTAAACTATCATGGATTAAagccatgaaaataaaaatttcaatttgaaattttattagcATGTTGCTAAAATGGTCAATAAAAAAACATCAACACGATAGGCTTTGTTGACATATTTGGACAACTGCTTTCTcgattttaagactttatttccaCTTCCCCACCTTCTGAGATTTCTGTGTTAGGAAAAGCCAAACTAAATACACTGGCTATGGTGCTGTAATAATGCTGGTTTCTGGAATGTTGCCATGTCTTTCCCCTCCGTCTTCTCCAACCCCTTTAAAACTGTGGTTATTTTTGAAACGCAGCCCAAGGAGGGAGCCATCTAGGGTTGAGAACAAGCGCCCTTTACACAGATTCAAGTTCGCGGACACCTGGTGAGCCTTCTCTTGTCCAGGGGGGCGGGGCCGGCTCTCCTCATCAAATTCGCTGCGCCATTATCCTCCGGGGACCGGGAAGGCATCCATTCTGCCAGCAAGGGAGACTCACAGGCAAATGCCGGTGGGGAGTGGCGTTCGCTTCCCTAGGTGGAAAGAACGGGAAGCAAAACAAACACTGTCTTGCTTAGCCCGGAGCCTGGGATACAATGTCAGGAGACCAGGGACTGGAGAGCTGAAAAAGTCCCGGGCAGCCTCGGGATAACCCGGAGTCCCGAAGTGCTTGCTCCCTCGTGGAATTATTCACAAGTGCATGAGGGACAGGCTCGATTTCTTGGAAATCCTGCAGTCTGGGGACACATCCATACTAGAGCTGAGCTGTGCCCTGAAAGGATCCATTCTCACCTCCCACCGGTCTGTGTGTGCACGTTTGGGGCGGTGATGGTCCCTTTCTAGTAGGTCGGGTGTTAGTCACTAGACCAGTGACTCTTGGGGGGAGGTCTTGTCCCTGCTTCCCTCGGCCCGTTCTCCTCTCCCCACTTACAACTCAAGGGGCAAGCGCACGCTGGGTCTCccaacaccatcatcaccactgGGGATCTCAGCCGGGCGGGCGCGGCCCCTTCAGTCCCGGGGCCAGTTCCTGGGACTACCTGCCACTTGCCAGAAAGATGCGAGGCTGCAGCCCGGGCGCTGGCCGCTGCGGGTGGCCACTCAAGAGGGTCGGGGGGTGCTGAATCGCCGGCCTGGGAGCCCGCGTGCGGGGGAGGGAGCGGGGCGCGGGGAGGCTGGAGGGGCGGGCGGCTTCCCCCAGGCTACTCCTTGTCGTCCACAAGGTCGGCGAGCTCCTGGAGCACACGCAGGCGGCCGCTGGCGTCGATGCGGCGCTTCTCGCGGATGAGGTCTTCCAGGCTGTGAAACCTGGCCGTGTGCACCTTGTTCTCACCCAGGTGCACCTTGAGATAGTACTGCTGCTGCGGGGTCTGCGTGCCGGCCGGCACCTCCCCTCCCGCCTTGAACTCCCGCTTGCCGAAGCGGCACCAAGCGGCGAAGCTCTCCGAGTTCGTCCAGCAGATCTCCTCGCTCTTGAGGCCCAGGTGGCCGCAGGCGTTCTGCACCACCAGCTCGGCCACCAGCGGGCGGTAGCGGTACCAGCTATTCACCACCCGGCCCACGTTGGCCGCGCCCGCCTCGTACAGGCTGTCCTGGCGGATCTCGCCTTGGTGCAGGTGGATGATCTGCCCGCCGCCCACGTAGACGGCCCAGTGCGGGGCGGGCGCGGGCGGCTCTGGCGCGGGCTGCAGGCACAGCAGCTCCAGCAGGTCGCCGGGCTCGCAGAGCGCGGGCAGCGCCGTGACCGCGTAGACGCTCAGGTCGGCGCCCTGAGGGCCGCCGCTCATTTTGGAAAAGATGCATTCCTGGCCCCGAAAGGCGGAGAACTGAGTTTCGTTGAGGACCAGCTGGTGCAGCAGGTGGTGGTGGCGGCGACGGCTAGGGCTCTCCGGGCAGGGAGCGCGGCCCGGGGAGGCCTTCACGCCAAACTTGTCGGGCTGGCCTCGTTCGTCCAGGTCCTCCTCCTCATCCGAGAAGAAGTAGGCAACCCCGACCCGCAGCTCGTCCTTCTCGATCCCCGACGGGTCCCCGGTGGGCAACTCGCTGTAGCTAAGGTGGGTGATGCGGTCCAGTTGGTTGCCCATCAATGACGCGGCGAGGCCGGGGCCAGAAGCGGGGATCTGCGGAAGCACAGAGGAGACGCAGAGACACGATCAGAGTCGCGCTGCCCTCCCCAGGACGAGCCGTGCCCCCGGGACCTGGCCGCCCGCGCGCCTGTACTGGAGTCAACCGCCTCCCCGGGGCCAGGACCGGCACGGGAGCCAGC belongs to Pseudorca crassidens isolate mPseCra1 chromosome 14, mPseCra1.hap1, whole genome shotgun sequence and includes:
- the LRATD1 gene encoding protein LRATD1 isoform X1, whose protein sequence is MVIARGALGEEHGPRIPASGPGLAASLMGNQLDRITHLSYSELPTGDPSGIEKDELRVGVAYFFSDEEEDLDERGQPDKFGVKASPGRAPCPESPSRRRHHHLLHQLVLNETQFSAFRGQECIFSKMSGGPQGADLSVYAVTALPALCEPGDLLELLCLQPAPEPPAPAPHWAVYVGGGQIIHLHQGEIRQDSLYEAGAANVGRVVNSWYRYRPLVAELVVQNACGHLGLKSEEICWTNSESFAAWCRFGKREFKAGGEVPAGTQTPQQQYYLKVHLGENKVHTARFHSLEDLIREKRRIDASGRLRVLQELADLVDDKE
- the LRATD1 gene encoding protein LRATD1 isoform X2, which gives rise to MGNQLDRITHLSYSELPTGDPSGIEKDELRVGVAYFFSDEEEDLDERGQPDKFGVKASPGRAPCPESPSRRRHHHLLHQLVLNETQFSAFRGQECIFSKMSGGPQGADLSVYAVTALPALCEPGDLLELLCLQPAPEPPAPAPHWAVYVGGGQIIHLHQGEIRQDSLYEAGAANVGRVVNSWYRYRPLVAELVVQNACGHLGLKSEEICWTNSESFAAWCRFGKREFKAGGEVPAGTQTPQQQYYLKVHLGENKVHTARFHSLEDLIREKRRIDASGRLRVLQELADLVDDKE